In the genome of Bremerella sp. JC817, one region contains:
- a CDS encoding DUF1559 domain-containing protein, which translates to MRKEAARRRLGFTLVELLVVIAIVGVLIALLLPAVQQAREAARRMQCSNNLKQLGLALHNFHSTYNELPMGNNAHFNWKVRILPFIEQSVVYDQLDLSGSSQSFDGRYFPTNQILYQVSVSGLVCPSSPFPDRNPAMTYSGTSPDWSQVHDYVGISGAYPDPQARTSVCTAVNAVQSGTHCENGTFINFKSRRLAHLTDGTSNTFVVAEQSGQVDGIEKSANALGGWCGLRTNTVTTSSGSNVWNDSTPISEITYSSGYTQGTATFRYPINSSWFSGAPSGANSWFDVNTILNSYHPGGIEMLVGDGSVRFVPETADMESLRRAFTVDDGLVIAGLTN; encoded by the coding sequence ATGAGAAAAGAGGCTGCCCGTCGACGCCTTGGCTTCACGCTCGTGGAGCTGCTGGTTGTGATCGCGATTGTTGGTGTTCTGATCGCGCTGCTCTTGCCCGCCGTTCAACAGGCACGCGAAGCGGCCCGGCGGATGCAATGCTCGAACAACTTGAAGCAACTCGGCCTCGCACTTCACAACTTCCACAGCACCTACAACGAACTACCGATGGGCAATAATGCCCACTTCAACTGGAAAGTGCGAATTCTACCGTTCATCGAGCAAAGCGTCGTCTACGATCAACTCGACCTAAGCGGCAGCAGCCAAAGCTTCGATGGCCGTTACTTTCCGACGAACCAAATCCTCTACCAGGTAAGCGTTTCAGGCTTGGTCTGCCCTTCGAGCCCTTTTCCCGATCGCAATCCCGCGATGACTTACTCCGGCACCAGCCCCGACTGGTCGCAAGTCCATGACTACGTCGGCATCTCAGGCGCCTACCCTGACCCGCAAGCGAGAACTAGCGTCTGCACGGCGGTAAACGCGGTTCAATCAGGCACGCACTGCGAAAATGGAACCTTCATCAACTTCAAAAGCCGACGCCTCGCGCACCTGACCGATGGCACCTCAAACACGTTCGTTGTTGCTGAGCAATCGGGGCAGGTCGACGGCATCGAGAAGAGCGCCAACGCCCTCGGAGGATGGTGCGGACTTCGCACAAATACGGTGACCACCAGCTCCGGCTCGAATGTCTGGAACGATTCGACGCCGATCAGCGAAATCACCTACAGCAGTGGCTACACCCAGGGCACGGCAACCTTTCGCTATCCGATTAATAGCTCGTGGTTCTCGGGAGCTCCTTCCGGCGCGAATTCCTGGTTCGACGTCAACACGATCCTGAATTCGTATCACCCAGGTGGGATCGAGATGCTCGTAGGCGATGGCTCGGTCCGCTTTGTCCCAGAGACTGCCGACATGGAGTCGCTTCGGCGGGCATTCACCGTTGACGATGGCCTGGTGATTGCCGGCCTGACGAACTAG
- a CDS encoding sigma-70 family RNA polymerase sigma factor, which translates to MNKGYQNVALRQLRDQQIKYAPRDRKLDQANRAEKLISEIEPGKQYPVDYIYYRLTDFRPEQPNVGSLLPGKSAAEDLRLMVEDLSDAADVSVDSVPEEVLTVEQLSDRFNVSTKTISRWRKQGLVSRKFLFDGRKRVGFLRSSVERFVKDNPDRIERGRHFSQLTEAEKLEIIDRARRLANAGGTPSEVAKRVAAKMGRSVETIRYTLKHHDDEQPKEAVFPRGTGPLTESAKQIIYGEYRHGVSVDRLAEKHGRTRASIYRVINEIRYRHIEELPLDCIYNDDFEKPELEEEILGSMPEHEKPARKVRVPSGLPTYLASLYEMPLLTREQEYHLFRKFNFLKFKALKIREVLDPQRPKSSDMDAIEQLYDQASDVKNLIVQSNLRLVVSIAKRHVGATEDFFELVSDGNMSLIRAAEKFDYSRGNKFSTYCSWAIMKNFARTIPVEFRHRDRYRTSLDEYFTTRVDERSDQYEQEMAQQQRERQIDKILHRLDEREQKIIIRRFGLDHSREPQTLKEVGEELGVTKERIRQIEARALNKLKTAARDYNFDLPETN; encoded by the coding sequence ATGAACAAGGGATATCAAAACGTTGCGCTGCGACAGTTGCGCGACCAACAAATCAAATATGCTCCACGGGACCGTAAACTGGACCAGGCGAATCGTGCGGAGAAACTGATCTCCGAGATTGAGCCGGGGAAGCAGTACCCGGTGGACTACATTTATTACCGGTTGACTGATTTTCGACCTGAACAGCCGAACGTTGGCTCGCTTTTGCCAGGCAAGTCGGCTGCGGAAGATCTCCGCCTGATGGTCGAAGATCTTTCGGACGCGGCCGATGTCTCGGTCGACTCCGTGCCGGAAGAAGTGTTGACCGTCGAGCAGTTGAGCGATCGCTTTAACGTCTCGACGAAAACGATCTCGCGTTGGCGTAAGCAGGGGCTCGTTAGCCGCAAGTTCCTGTTCGACGGCCGTAAACGCGTTGGTTTCCTCCGCAGCAGCGTCGAACGCTTCGTGAAGGATAATCCAGATCGTATCGAACGTGGTCGACATTTCAGCCAGCTGACCGAAGCGGAAAAGCTGGAAATCATCGATCGGGCTCGCCGTTTGGCCAACGCCGGCGGAACGCCTTCCGAGGTTGCCAAGCGTGTGGCTGCCAAGATGGGACGAAGCGTGGAAACGATTCGTTACACCTTGAAGCATCACGACGACGAGCAACCGAAGGAAGCTGTCTTCCCTCGTGGTACCGGCCCGCTGACCGAATCGGCCAAGCAGATCATCTACGGCGAATATCGTCATGGTGTCTCGGTGGACCGATTGGCTGAAAAACATGGTCGTACCCGCGCTTCGATCTACCGTGTGATCAACGAAATCCGTTATCGCCACATCGAAGAACTGCCGCTGGATTGCATCTACAACGACGACTTTGAAAAGCCGGAGTTGGAAGAAGAGATCCTGGGCTCGATGCCAGAACACGAAAAGCCAGCCCGAAAGGTTCGCGTTCCATCTGGTTTGCCAACCTACCTGGCTTCGCTGTACGAAATGCCTCTGTTGACCCGTGAGCAGGAATATCACCTGTTCCGTAAGTTCAACTTCCTGAAGTTCAAGGCATTGAAGATTCGTGAAGTGCTCGACCCACAGCGTCCAAAGTCGAGTGATATGGACGCGATCGAACAGCTTTATGATCAAGCCAGCGATGTGAAGAACCTGATCGTTCAATCGAACCTGCGATTGGTCGTTTCGATTGCGAAGCGTCACGTCGGGGCCACCGAAGACTTCTTCGAGTTGGTTTCGGACGGAAACATGTCGCTGATTCGTGCCGCCGAGAAGTTCGACTACTCGCGTGGTAACAAGTTCAGCACTTACTGTAGCTGGGCGATCATGAAGAACTTTGCCCGAACCATTCCGGTCGAGTTCCGTCATCGCGATCGTTATCGTACGAGTTTGGATGAATACTTCACCACGCGAGTCGACGAACGTAGCGATCAGTACGAACAGGAAATGGCTCAGCAGCAGCGTGAACGCCAGATCGATAAGATCTTGCATCGCCTGGACGAACGCGAGCAGAAGATCATCATTCGTCGCTTCGGCCTGGATCACTCGCGTGAGCCACAGACCTTGAAAGAAGTTGGTGAAGAACTGGGTGTGACCAAGGAACGCATCCGCCAGATCGAAGCCCGTGCCCTCAACAAGTTGAAGACGGCCGCTCGGGATTACAACTTTGATCTGCCTGAGACCAATTGA
- the tuf gene encoding elongation factor Tu, which produces MAKDVFERSKPHVNVGTIGHIDHGKTTTTGAILAVQAAKGLAKMKAYSEIAKGGTVRDETKTVTIAVAHVEYESPIRHYAHIDCPGHADFVKNMITGAAQMDGAILVVSAADGPMPQTKEHVLLARQVGVPYVVVYLNKCDLVDDEELLDLVELEVRELLSKNDFPGDDCPVVRGNSLAAYNNPADPEASKCITELVEALDSYIPEPTRETDKPFLMAIEDVFSIEGRGTVATGRIERGVVKVGEEVEILGLTEKPTKTTVTGVEMFNKVMQEGYAGDNVGCLLRGVKREDISRGQVLAKPGSVNPHTKFEAEIYCLSKEEGGRHTPFFSGYRPQFYFRTTDVTGTANLVGAEMCMPGDNVKIEVELHKPIAMFEGVRFAIREGGKTVGSGVVTKITA; this is translated from the coding sequence ATGGCCAAGGACGTATTTGAACGATCTAAACCTCACGTCAACGTTGGCACCATCGGTCACATCGACCACGGTAAAACGACCACCACCGGTGCGATCCTCGCAGTTCAGGCTGCTAAGGGTCTGGCCAAGATGAAGGCGTACTCCGAAATCGCCAAGGGTGGTACCGTTCGTGACGAAACGAAGACCGTTACCATCGCTGTGGCTCACGTCGAGTACGAATCGCCGATTCGTCACTATGCACACATTGACTGCCCCGGTCACGCTGACTTTGTGAAGAACATGATCACCGGTGCCGCCCAGATGGACGGTGCAATTCTGGTGGTTTCGGCTGCTGACGGTCCGATGCCACAGACCAAGGAACACGTGCTGCTGGCTCGCCAGGTCGGTGTGCCTTACGTCGTGGTTTACCTGAACAAGTGCGACCTGGTCGACGACGAAGAGTTGTTGGACCTGGTTGAGTTGGAAGTTCGTGAACTGCTGAGCAAGAACGACTTCCCTGGCGACGATTGCCCAGTCGTTCGTGGTAACTCGCTGGCCGCTTACAACAATCCAGCCGACCCAGAAGCTTCGAAGTGCATCACCGAACTGGTGGAAGCTCTCGACAGCTACATCCCGGAACCTACTCGTGAAACCGACAAGCCATTCCTGATGGCTATCGAAGACGTGTTCTCGATCGAAGGTCGTGGTACCGTGGCGACTGGCCGTATCGAACGCGGCGTTGTGAAGGTTGGTGAAGAAGTCGAAATTCTCGGTCTGACCGAAAAGCCGACCAAGACCACCGTCACCGGCGTTGAAATGTTCAACAAGGTCATGCAGGAAGGCTACGCTGGCGACAACGTCGGTTGCCTCCTCCGTGGTGTCAAGCGTGAAGACATCTCGCGTGGTCAGGTTCTGGCCAAGCCAGGTTCGGTTAACCCACACACCAAGTTCGAGGCAGAAATCTACTGCTTGAGCAAGGAAGAAGGCGGTCGTCACACACCGTTCTTCAGTGGTTACCGTCCACAGTTCTACTTCCGAACGACCGACGTCACCGGTACCGCCAACCTGGTTGGTGCTGAAATGTGCATGCCGGGCGACAACGTCAAGATCGAAGTCGAACTGCACAAGCCAATCGCCATGTTTGAAGGCGTTCGCTTCGCTATTCGTGAAGGTGGTAAGACCGTCGGTTCCGGCGTCGTTACCAAGATCACCGCGTAA
- a CDS encoding chloride channel protein: MAADAQPSTTDEKPLNLWLLAVLGVFTGVIAGVGAWGFRMVIGLVHNVLFLGQFAFEYDANLHTAPSPFGWAIIFVPVIGALIVAWLVGNFAPEAKGHGVPEVMDAIYYHDGIIRPRVAAVKALASAFSIGSGAAVGREGPIIQIGSAFGSTVGQLIRMSSHDRITLIAAGSGAGIAATFNAPLGGVVFAIELLLTAISARTLMVVSAATVTATYISQRLIGVDPSFNIPALEQPVFQLDRPEVLLLFIPLGVIVGFLSVVFIRGIYGMEDIFERIPGNYYTRHALGMICVGVMMYILLRTTGHYYIQGVGYASIMDVLQGVLTNPSLLLLLLVLKLLATSLSLGSGASGGVFSPALFVGATGGAAFGHLCMAMFPGLELDLATFAIAGMAASIAGSTGAMLTGIIMISEMTQDSTVVLPLILAVSVASAIRRGVMRESVYTMKLIHRGHIVTEGLQSPFLGMRWAGDVMAWNFAVQGEGAVVPKGSTQTILVEKDGQVVDIYQPASQLEPGQSPETTRYITICERDDLPTVLHAMDTAESDIALVSRNPTAPTASDVIGVLTRSRLMMVLQQQKKLL, encoded by the coding sequence ATGGCAGCTGATGCCCAGCCAAGCACCACCGATGAAAAGCCGCTGAACCTTTGGCTTCTGGCTGTGCTGGGTGTCTTCACGGGCGTGATCGCCGGCGTGGGTGCCTGGGGCTTCCGGATGGTGATTGGCCTCGTTCACAACGTTCTGTTCCTGGGACAGTTCGCATTTGAATACGACGCGAACCTTCACACAGCCCCAAGCCCTTTTGGCTGGGCGATCATTTTCGTCCCGGTCATCGGGGCGCTGATCGTTGCGTGGCTCGTCGGAAACTTCGCTCCTGAAGCGAAGGGGCATGGCGTGCCAGAAGTGATGGACGCGATCTACTATCACGACGGCATCATCCGCCCTCGAGTCGCCGCCGTGAAAGCGTTGGCCTCGGCCTTTTCGATCGGCAGTGGTGCCGCAGTGGGTCGCGAAGGCCCGATTATTCAAATCGGCTCGGCATTCGGTTCGACCGTGGGTCAATTGATCCGCATGTCGTCGCACGACCGCATCACCTTAATCGCCGCAGGCTCGGGCGCTGGCATCGCGGCCACCTTCAACGCTCCGCTCGGGGGCGTGGTGTTCGCGATCGAGCTTTTGCTGACCGCCATTTCCGCGCGAACGCTGATGGTTGTTTCCGCCGCGACGGTGACCGCCACGTATATCTCGCAGCGGCTGATTGGCGTCGATCCGAGCTTCAACATTCCTGCACTTGAACAACCGGTCTTTCAGCTCGACCGACCAGAAGTCTTGCTGCTGTTCATTCCGCTGGGTGTGATCGTCGGCTTTTTGTCGGTGGTGTTCATCCGAGGGATCTACGGGATGGAAGACATCTTTGAACGCATCCCTGGCAACTACTACACGCGGCATGCCCTCGGCATGATCTGCGTGGGCGTGATGATGTACATCCTGCTGCGAACGACCGGGCACTATTACATCCAAGGGGTCGGCTACGCGTCGATTATGGATGTGCTGCAAGGCGTGCTCACCAATCCTTCGCTGTTACTCTTGCTGCTGGTCCTGAAGCTGTTGGCGACGAGCCTCAGTCTTGGATCTGGGGCATCGGGCGGTGTGTTTTCGCCAGCCTTGTTTGTGGGTGCCACCGGCGGGGCTGCCTTCGGTCACCTTTGCATGGCCATGTTCCCAGGCCTGGAACTCGACCTGGCGACCTTCGCGATCGCCGGTATGGCGGCTTCGATTGCCGGATCCACAGGAGCGATGCTGACCGGGATCATCATGATCTCCGAGATGACCCAAGACTCGACCGTCGTACTTCCGTTGATTCTGGCGGTCTCGGTTGCCAGTGCGATTCGCCGGGGTGTGATGCGCGAAAGCGTCTACACGATGAAACTGATTCACCGCGGGCACATCGTCACGGAAGGTCTTCAGTCACCGTTTTTGGGAATGCGATGGGCAGGCGATGTGATGGCCTGGAACTTCGCGGTTCAAGGCGAAGGTGCGGTCGTACCTAAGGGAAGCACGCAAACTATCCTGGTCGAGAAAGATGGCCAGGTCGTCGATATCTATCAGCCAGCCTCGCAGTTGGAGCCAGGGCAATCCCCGGAGACGACGCGTTACATCACGATCTGCGAGCGAGATGACCTGCCGACTGTCCTGCACGCGATGGATACCGCCGAGTCCGACATTGCATTGGTCTCGCGAAACCCGACCGCTCCGACCGCCAGCGATGTGATCGGTGTGTTGACCCGGTCGCGACTGATGATGGTCCTGCAGCAGCAAAAGAAACTGCTTTAG
- the accD gene encoding acetyl-CoA carboxylase, carboxyltransferase subunit beta, with amino-acid sequence MASVSPDLVSQADESGKPKKRGVPEGLWQRCPGCQAVIFRKQAEQMLSVCPECDYHWTISAQQRLEQVLDTGTFEEWDADLTSLDPLGFKDKKAYAERIVSEQRRTGLRDAAITGCGMIRARRVAIGVTDSAFIMGSMGSVVGEKLTRLIERATAQDLPLIIISGSGGGARMHEGIYSLMQMAKTTAALAKFHEAGGLFISVLTNPTMGGVAASFASLGDLIFAEPQALVGFAGPRTIKATIRIDLPDGFQTSEFLQEHGFVDRIVPRNKLKLEIARSIDYCGK; translated from the coding sequence ATGGCATCCGTATCACCGGATCTCGTTTCTCAAGCTGATGAATCTGGTAAGCCAAAGAAACGTGGTGTGCCTGAAGGCCTATGGCAACGATGCCCCGGCTGTCAGGCCGTGATCTTCCGCAAGCAGGCCGAGCAAATGCTCAGCGTCTGCCCTGAATGCGATTATCACTGGACCATCTCGGCCCAGCAGCGTCTGGAACAGGTCCTCGATACCGGCACCTTTGAAGAATGGGATGCTGATCTCACTTCGCTCGACCCGCTCGGCTTCAAAGACAAAAAGGCATATGCCGAACGAATTGTCTCGGAGCAGCGCCGGACCGGGCTTCGTGATGCCGCCATCACCGGCTGCGGTATGATCCGTGCCCGCCGCGTGGCAATCGGCGTGACCGACAGTGCCTTCATCATGGGTAGCATGGGAAGCGTTGTCGGCGAGAAGCTAACTCGACTGATCGAACGAGCCACGGCCCAGGATCTGCCGCTGATCATCATCAGTGGTTCCGGCGGTGGTGCTCGTATGCACGAAGGGATTTACTCCCTGATGCAGATGGCCAAGACGACGGCTGCTCTGGCGAAGTTCCACGAAGCGGGCGGCTTGTTCATCTCCGTGCTCACCAATCCAACCATGGGTGGCGTTGCGGCTAGCTTTGCTTCCCTGGGTGACTTGATCTTCGCCGAACCGCAGGCCCTGGTTGGCTTTGCCGGTCCACGTACGATCAAGGCGACCATCCGCATCGACCTGCCAGACGGCTTCCAGACCAGCGAGTTCCTGCAGGAACATGGTTTCGTGGATCGCATTGTTCCTCGTAACAAGCTAAAGCTCGAAATCGCCCGCTCGATCGACTATTGCGGTAAATAG
- a CDS encoding VIT family protein: MIRRPHRELHRSEHIGWLRAAVLGANDGILSVGSLIVGVAAADAGYSQIVLAGLAGLTSGAMSMAAGEYVSVSSQADTEKADTELETAELASDPEGELHELTGIYVERGLEPELARQVASQLMEKDALKAHLRDELGITEQFVARPLQAAWASALSFSIGAALPVAVAALAPRSLSVILVSITTVLSLTGLGAMSAAVGGASMLKGAVRVAFWGIVALVATSLIGWVFGVSVS; encoded by the coding sequence ATGATTCGCAGGCCGCATCGAGAACTGCATCGCTCGGAACATATCGGTTGGCTGCGAGCCGCCGTCTTGGGGGCCAACGACGGTATCCTCTCGGTCGGAAGTCTGATCGTGGGCGTTGCCGCAGCCGACGCAGGCTACTCGCAGATTGTCTTGGCCGGGCTGGCCGGTCTTACTTCAGGGGCCATGTCGATGGCGGCGGGCGAATACGTCTCGGTCAGTTCCCAGGCCGACACCGAAAAGGCCGATACCGAGCTCGAAACGGCCGAGTTGGCCAGCGATCCGGAAGGGGAGCTCCACGAACTGACGGGAATCTATGTGGAACGAGGCCTCGAGCCGGAGCTTGCCCGCCAGGTCGCTTCGCAGTTGATGGAGAAAGACGCCTTGAAGGCTCATCTGCGTGATGAACTGGGGATCACCGAGCAGTTCGTTGCTCGACCGCTTCAGGCCGCCTGGGCTTCGGCCTTATCCTTCAGTATCGGAGCAGCTTTGCCAGTGGCCGTTGCCGCGCTGGCTCCCCGTTCGCTGAGTGTGATTCTGGTTTCGATCACCACGGTGCTCAGCCTGACAGGTCTCGGGGCGATGTCGGCCGCGGTGGGCGGGGCTTCCATGCTGAAAGGAGCTGTCCGCGTCGCGTTCTGGGGAATCGTTGCCTTGGTAGCGACGTCGCTGATCGGTTGGGTCTTTGGTGTGTCGGTCAGTTAG
- a CDS encoding DUF3891 family protein codes for MLFLIPQSIHAALSGDLASHWGNGSVPSLIHPEVVWPAIFHHDDGWMTTDRSPPINPETKRPLTFLDTPTDLAHEIWTKSIEGAARISPFAQYLIAEHFMSLREHSHAADTPAGQKFVHKYEELCDTWRDNWESRHPLCNDQEVKLAIEQLRFFDWFSLWLCLDERTEPHTFEETPAHRPLTITPQPEDTMQVDPWPWNTDHMHVAVGGYLVPDRDYEDTDDLLLEMNDWCRMEWLFVPAT; via the coding sequence ATGCTGTTTCTGATTCCCCAGTCGATCCACGCCGCTCTCTCGGGCGACCTGGCATCGCATTGGGGTAATGGCTCGGTGCCTTCTCTGATTCACCCGGAAGTTGTCTGGCCAGCCATCTTTCATCATGACGATGGCTGGATGACGACCGACCGCTCGCCACCGATCAATCCCGAAACGAAGCGGCCTCTTACGTTTCTCGATACGCCCACGGACCTTGCACACGAGATCTGGACCAAGTCGATCGAAGGGGCGGCACGCATCAGTCCGTTCGCGCAGTACCTGATTGCCGAACACTTCATGTCGCTGCGAGAGCATAGCCACGCCGCCGACACACCCGCCGGCCAGAAATTCGTCCACAAGTACGAAGAGCTGTGCGATACCTGGCGCGACAATTGGGAATCGCGTCATCCGCTGTGCAACGATCAGGAAGTGAAGCTGGCGATCGAGCAATTGCGATTCTTCGACTGGTTCAGCTTGTGGCTTTGCCTGGATGAACGGACAGAGCCACACACCTTTGAGGAAACACCGGCGCACCGACCGCTGACCATTACACCTCAGCCGGAAGACACCATGCAGGTCGATCCATGGCCGTGGAACACCGACCACATGCACGTGGCGGTCGGCGGCTACCTGGTGCCGGATCGCGACTACGAAGACACCGACGATCTGCTGCTGGAGATGAACGACTGGTGCCGGATGGAGTGGCTATTTGTGCCGGCCACCTAA
- a CDS encoding small basic protein: protein MTIDKSLKVKRGGISTRSVLKRSERIAQMKAKGTFDEESTSPIGLPKTRVIKISMKKKKKVKEEDGKK, encoded by the coding sequence GTGACCATCGATAAGAGCCTGAAAGTGAAGCGGGGCGGTATCTCGACCCGCAGTGTGTTGAAGCGGTCGGAACGTATCGCCCAGATGAAGGCTAAGGGAACCTTCGACGAAGAATCGACTTCGCCGATCGGTCTGCCGAAGACCCGCGTCATCAAGATCTCGATGAAGAAGAAGAAGAAGGTCAAAGAAGAAGACGGCAAGAAGTAG
- a CDS encoding DUF5722 domain-containing protein yields MRFAFCGALTGMFVWSCLAMAEQPNADPFPVTPNKKGLQVQMIEDAVALGVQHAALNVDLTRLIDPTGKEGGPTWEVNGHRFAFSPGQVAGIDARVKPLSDRNIVVTLILLTYVSGDADRDRLMLHPDYASGDPTTGPIGMFQMTTDEGKEALQACIEFLANRYSSDSGHGRVWGYICGNEVNSHWFWANMGPAEPEAVIDQYEKAVRIIHQAVRKFSEHARVYISMDHCWNLRYAAGSPQQCMAGREFLDRFAAAARQQGDYDWHVAYHPYPEPLPNPRFWLDTRHSLHHAETPVITFRNLQVLTDYLQREPLQWEGQPRRVILSEQGFHCDLSRPDGELEQAAAYALAYKKVDRLSGIDAFMLHRHTDHAEEGGLNLGLWTNKPGHICTPDLKRKMYEVFQAAGTAGEDEAFQFALPVIGAENWEEALGNLMQPQK; encoded by the coding sequence ATGCGATTTGCTTTCTGTGGTGCGTTGACTGGTATGTTCGTCTGGAGTTGTCTGGCGATGGCCGAGCAGCCGAATGCCGATCCTTTCCCGGTTACGCCCAATAAGAAGGGCCTACAGGTCCAGATGATCGAAGACGCAGTCGCGCTCGGAGTTCAACACGCGGCGCTCAATGTCGACCTGACGCGGTTGATCGATCCGACGGGCAAAGAAGGTGGTCCGACCTGGGAAGTAAATGGCCATCGGTTTGCCTTCTCGCCGGGCCAGGTCGCCGGGATCGATGCTCGGGTCAAGCCGCTCAGCGATCGCAACATTGTCGTCACCCTGATCCTGCTGACATACGTGTCAGGCGATGCCGACCGTGATCGTTTGATGCTGCATCCCGATTACGCCTCCGGTGACCCGACGACAGGGCCGATCGGGATGTTCCAGATGACGACTGACGAAGGGAAGGAAGCCCTGCAGGCCTGCATCGAGTTCTTGGCGAACCGCTACAGCAGTGACTCAGGCCACGGGCGAGTCTGGGGCTATATCTGCGGTAACGAAGTGAACAGTCACTGGTTCTGGGCCAACATGGGGCCGGCTGAACCAGAAGCGGTAATCGACCAATACGAGAAAGCGGTACGCATCATCCATCAAGCAGTGCGGAAGTTTTCCGAGCATGCTCGCGTTTACATTTCGATGGATCATTGCTGGAACCTTCGTTACGCGGCAGGTAGTCCGCAGCAGTGCATGGCAGGCCGAGAGTTCCTCGACCGATTCGCGGCTGCTGCCCGCCAGCAAGGCGACTACGATTGGCATGTCGCCTATCATCCGTACCCGGAACCGCTTCCCAATCCTCGGTTCTGGTTGGATACCCGGCATTCCCTGCACCACGCCGAGACTCCGGTGATTACCTTTCGCAATCTGCAGGTCCTGACCGACTACTTGCAGCGAGAGCCACTGCAGTGGGAAGGCCAGCCGCGCCGCGTGATCTTGTCGGAGCAAGGTTTTCACTGCGATCTTTCGCGCCCTGATGGCGAACTGGAGCAAGCGGCGGCCTATGCCTTGGCGTATAAAAAGGTGGATCGCTTGTCCGGGATCGACGCCTTCATGCTGCATCGCCATACCGACCATGCCGAGGAAGGTGGTTTGAACCTCGGGCTGTGGACCAACAAGCCGGGGCACATTTGCACGCCTGATCTGAAACGTAAGATGTACGAAGTGTTTCAGGCGGCTGGCACAGCAGGCGAAGACGAAGCGTTTCAGTTCGCCTTGCCGGTGATCGGTGCGGAGAATTGGGAAGAGGCCCTCGGGAATCTCATGCAACCGCAGAAGTAG
- a CDS encoding serine/threonine-protein kinase → MNLLKKFTSLFASQAKLDIASRFEILKEAVSGTMSEFYKVREHSTGRTLGLKLLDLEKQQFFDSRFAGLTRPKEGEIAMSLIHPCIVRTIEHGLVTTGQQYVLMEYLDGKGLNSLIVDRDPMLEGKQLVLLRQMADALACVHEAGYIHRDICPRNFIAAPDCRSCKLIDFGLTLPAKPEFMAPGNRTGTPNYMAPEIVRRRPTDQRVDIFSLGVTGYRLIAYELPWAMVEGTGRDALSHDTVPPTDIFQLRPKLNPDLGALIMQCIDREPRNRPQTARELVDALQRIKRLDA, encoded by the coding sequence ATGAACCTGCTTAAGAAGTTCACCTCTCTCTTCGCCAGCCAGGCCAAGCTGGATATTGCTTCTCGTTTCGAGATCCTGAAAGAGGCGGTCTCCGGCACGATGAGCGAGTTCTACAAGGTTCGCGAGCACTCGACCGGTCGCACGCTTGGTTTGAAGCTACTCGATCTCGAGAAGCAGCAGTTCTTCGATTCCCGTTTTGCTGGGCTGACTCGCCCAAAAGAAGGGGAAATCGCGATGTCCCTCATCCATCCTTGTATTGTCCGCACGATCGAACACGGGCTGGTGACCACCGGTCAGCAGTACGTCCTGATGGAGTACCTGGATGGCAAAGGGCTTAATTCGCTGATCGTCGACCGCGATCCGATGCTGGAAGGGAAGCAGCTCGTTCTTTTGCGGCAAATGGCCGATGCCCTGGCGTGTGTCCACGAAGCGGGCTATATCCATCGCGATATTTGCCCTCGAAACTTCATTGCGGCCCCCGATTGCCGCTCGTGCAAGTTGATCGACTTCGGTTTAACGCTGCCTGCCAAGCCTGAGTTCATGGCCCCTGGCAATCGCACCGGGACCCCGAACTACATGGCCCCCGAGATCGTCCGGCGTCGCCCGACGGACCAACGGGTCGATATCTTCTCGTTGGGCGTAACTGGTTATCGTTTAATTGCTTACGAACTTCCATGGGCAATGGTCGAAGGGACCGGCCGCGATGCCTTGTCGCACGATACGGTCCCACCGACCGACATCTTCCAGCTTCGTCCTAAGCTGAATCCCGACTTGGGGGCTCTGATCATGCAGTGCATCGATCGCGAGCCTCGTAACCGCCCGCAGACCGCGCGAGAGCTCGTCGACGCTCTGCAGCGAATCAAGCGTCTTGACGCGTAA